The DNA segment GAACCTTGTAGACATCCTCGCGCCTGACGCCATCGGCCAGCAGGGCGAACTCCAGGTTGTAAACGGCGCGCTTGCGCAGCCCGCGCTTGCCGGGGAAACGCTGCACATCCCAGAAATCCGCCCAGGATTTCGGCGCTTCAGCCAGCTTTCCGGCGTCATAGGCCAGTGCCACGCTCCATACCATGGTGGCCGAACCGCACTCCTGGGCCGCATCGGCTATCAACTGGTCGGCGCCGTCTATGCGCTGCCAGTCCAGGCGCTCGAACATGCCTTCCTCGCAGCCGCGCACCAGGTCCGGCGCCTCGATCTCCACCAGGTCCCAGTCGACGCTGCCGGTATCGACCATCACCTTGATACGAGCCATCTCGCCGTTGTACTCGCCCTCCGTCAGTGGCGCTCCGCTGGCCTTGGCGAAGGGCTTGAAGAAGGCGTCGCTCAGGGCCTTCTGCCCTGCTCCGCCGTAGCCCACCACCACCATGCTGTCGTTCGCCTGGACGTTTCCCAGGCTGCAGGCAAGCGCCAGCCCTGCCAGCAGGCGGGCCGCGCAATTTGAGACTGGAGGGGAATCAGGGGGTGAACCGATCTTCAGGTGAGGGACGAAAGACTGCCGCATGGTGCTTCTCCTCTTGTTGTTGTCATGAAGCCTGCCCGAATCGGGCTGACTCGAAGCTAAGCCAGACCAAAGTAAAAAAACAAGTTGATTTTTTACTCAAGGTAAATTTCCATGACACAACAAGTACAAGCGGGACCGCCAGGTCCTCAGGAGCCTCCATGTCCAGCGCCACCTTCCCGCACCTCTTCGAGCCCCTTGAAATACGTGGCAAGCGTTTGAAGAACCGCATCATGTCCAGCGGGCACGACACCTCGATGCCCGCCGACAACCGGGTGAACGACCAGCTTATTGCCTACCACCGTGCCCGCGCCGAAGGCGGTGTGGGCCTGATCGTGTTACAGGTGGCCGGCGTGCATGACAGCGCGCGCTACACCTCCCATGTGCTGATGGCCAC comes from the Pseudomonas sp. TCU-HL1 genome and includes:
- a CDS encoding ABC transporter substrate-binding protein produces the protein MRQSFVPHLKIGSPPDSPPVSNCAARLLAGLALACSLGNVQANDSMVVVGYGGAGQKALSDAFFKPFAKASGAPLTEGEYNGEMARIKVMVDTGSVDWDLVEIEAPDLVRGCEEGMFERLDWQRIDGADQLIADAAQECGSATMVWSVALAYDAGKLAEAPKSWADFWDVQRFPGKRGLRKRAVYNLEFALLADGVRREDVYKVLATPAGVERAFAKLDQLKPHIQWWEAGAQPVQWLAAGDVTMTSVYSGRIAAAHQEGNNFAVVWPDSLYGMDYWAIIKGSKHVDRAHQLIAFINKADNQADYVKRIPYGPVNQQTFDRLDPALTGWLPSAPENMEQALAMDVEFWTDHGEDLEQRFNAWAAKK